In Caldisphaera lagunensis DSM 15908, a single genomic region encodes these proteins:
- a CDS encoding enoyl-CoA hydratase-related protein: protein MIKVEKYDDEKYAIIAISRPEKLNAINFQTGYELVQKLREVNENPNIRTVIITGEGRAFCSGADVSEEVEDIGRDLKLSFHPIIKEIRFSNKIYIAAINGVVAGACIGIVLSTDFRYAKKETRFITAFQRIGLAPDTGVAYFLLKHVKDQKAYELTVLGGEFSAEDAEKWGLLKIVEDPLQEAKKFAKMIANGPFQSYIGGKKQANFVLYSDLERFLDYELSIQEYVGTTKDFREGVLSFREKREPKFKGI from the coding sequence ATGATAAAAGTTGAAAAATACGATGATGAAAAATATGCAATAATAGCAATAAGTAGACCTGAAAAATTAAATGCAATAAATTTTCAAACTGGATATGAATTAGTACAAAAACTTAGAGAGGTAAATGAAAATCCTAATATTAGAACAGTGATAATTACAGGAGAAGGAAGGGCTTTTTGTTCTGGGGCTGATGTTAGCGAAGAAGTTGAAGATATAGGGAGAGATTTAAAGTTATCATTTCACCCAATTATAAAAGAGATAAGATTTTCAAATAAAATTTATATTGCTGCTATAAATGGGGTTGTTGCAGGAGCTTGTATTGGCATTGTTCTATCTACAGATTTTAGATATGCAAAGAAAGAAACTAGATTTATAACAGCATTCCAGAGAATAGGCTTAGCCCCAGATACTGGTGTAGCTTATTTCCTTTTGAAGCATGTGAAGGATCAAAAAGCATATGAATTAACTGTGTTAGGAGGAGAATTTTCTGCTGAAGATGCGGAAAAGTGGGGATTATTAAAAATAGTTGAAGATCCCTTACAAGAAGCCAAAAAGTTTGCCAAAATGATAGCAAATGGACCATTCCAATCTTATATAGGTGGGAAAAAGCAGGCAAACTTTGTTCTTTATTCAGATCTTGAAAGATTTTTAGATTATGAGTTGTCTATACAAGAATATGTGGGTACAACTAAAGATTTTAGAGAAGGAGTGTTATCATTTAGAGAGAAAAGAGAACCAAAATTTAAGGGAATATGA
- a CDS encoding radical SAM/SPASM domain-containing protein, with translation MQAKRYYGYLQPRGFKARCNKMIPITVMVTGEGTVSSKIKGHYNKDNPSTFTNELKPAVFWNITYKCNLNCVHCYIDASSKINREELSKEKLIEVANEIVKLELPLIVFTGGEPLYRKEFWDVSEVLANRKKPKLTLSTNGTLITEENAKKLKELGYMYIGISLDSIYPQNHDKFRGYDGAFSLTMKGIENSIKYGIDVGIRTTITKYNVNEIPAMIDFVVKKGIRRISLYLLDTIGRAVKISSDLPTKDQLISLTNILIEKAKEYKSKIEIEIVRGNFIGIYVADKISSNKEDFLKYLKMIQAQGDCGRKTISIYPDGTVRPCQFIDDYIIGDLRKQKLEEILQIANPNLEKFINLSENLEGERCSKCAFKKICGGGSRGRAKVINNNFWGDEPLCFIDYNDIAKRWGIIDSHSFIH, from the coding sequence TTGCAAGCCAAAAGATATTATGGTTATCTACAGCCTAGAGGATTTAAAGCCAGGTGTAATAAGATGATACCAATAACTGTTATGGTAACAGGGGAAGGGACTGTATCTTCAAAGATAAAGGGTCATTATAATAAGGATAATCCATCAACTTTTACTAATGAGTTAAAACCTGCAGTATTTTGGAATATAACATATAAATGCAATTTAAATTGCGTCCATTGTTATATAGATGCGTCATCTAAAATCAATAGAGAAGAATTAAGTAAAGAAAAATTAATCGAGGTTGCAAATGAAATAGTTAAATTGGAATTACCATTGATAGTATTTACTGGTGGAGAGCCTCTTTATAGGAAAGAATTCTGGGATGTTTCTGAAGTTTTAGCTAATAGAAAAAAGCCTAAGCTAACTCTTAGTACAAATGGTACATTAATTACTGAAGAAAATGCTAAGAAGTTAAAGGAATTAGGATACATGTATATAGGTATTTCTTTAGACAGCATCTACCCTCAAAATCATGATAAATTTAGAGGGTATGATGGAGCTTTTTCATTAACAATGAAAGGTATTGAAAATTCAATAAAATATGGAATAGATGTAGGGATTAGAACAACAATAACTAAATATAATGTAAACGAAATACCAGCAATGATAGATTTTGTTGTAAAAAAAGGCATAAGAAGAATTTCATTATATTTATTAGACACAATAGGTAGGGCAGTAAAAATATCATCTGATCTGCCAACAAAGGATCAGCTAATAAGTTTAACAAATATTCTTATTGAAAAAGCAAAGGAATACAAATCAAAAATTGAGATAGAAATTGTTAGAGGAAACTTTATAGGAATTTATGTTGCAGACAAAATTTCATCAAATAAAGAGGATTTCTTAAAATATTTAAAAATGATTCAAGCTCAGGGAGATTGTGGAAGGAAAACTATTAGCATTTATCCAGATGGAACAGTTAGGCCATGCCAATTTATAGATGATTATATAATAGGTGATTTAAGAAAACAAAAATTGGAAGAAATTCTTCAAATTGCAAATCCAAATCTTGAAAAGTTTATCAACTTATCAGAAAACTTAGAAGGGGAAAGATGCAGCAAATGTGCATTTAAGAAAATATGTGGTGGTGGGAGTAGGGGGAGGGCTAAGGTAATAAATAATAACTTTTGGGGTGACGAACCTTTATGTTTCATAGATTATAATGATATTGCAAAAAGGTGGGGGATTATTGACTCACATTCCTTTATACATTGA
- a CDS encoding precorrin-2 dehydrogenase/sirohydrochlorin ferrochelatase family protein — MTHIPLYIDFDGLKVLVIGGGNVGARRSITFLESGAIVTVVASYFNESLLKINDKKLKLIKMEIKKPEDLNELIENNDLIVLTTDNEFINNGIYKIAKEKGKLINNATNSSMGNVIVPFRKKIYDNLEVAVTSLGYTGIAARRSLEKIENCLENDIEIKTLYDSMKEFKKYIKEKIKNPKIRYRLYFEVEKDEIYEKYVKEGKLNEAIERAKEIIKNYIKDMDK; from the coding sequence TTGACTCACATTCCTTTATACATTGATTTTGATGGTTTGAAAGTTTTGGTAATAGGAGGAGGTAATGTAGGCGCAAGGAGATCCATAACATTTCTTGAATCAGGGGCAATTGTAACTGTTGTAGCATCATATTTTAATGAGAGCTTATTGAAAATTAATGATAAAAAACTAAAACTAATAAAAATGGAAATTAAAAAACCAGAAGACTTAAATGAACTTATAGAAAACAATGATTTAATTGTTTTAACAACAGACAATGAATTTATCAATAATGGAATTTATAAAATTGCAAAAGAAAAAGGCAAGTTAATAAATAACGCAACAAATTCTTCAATGGGTAATGTTATTGTTCCTTTTAGAAAGAAAATATATGATAATTTGGAGGTTGCAGTAACCAGTTTAGGATATACTGGAATAGCTGCAAGAAGAAGCTTAGAAAAAATTGAAAATTGCTTAGAAAATGATATTGAAATCAAAACCCTTTATGATTCTATGAAAGAATTTAAAAAATACATTAAAGAAAAAATTAAAAATCCAAAAATAAGGTATAGGTTATATTTTGAAGTAGAAAAGGATGAAATTTATGAAAAATATGTTAAAGAAGGAAAATTAAATGAAGCCATAGAAAGGGCAAAAGAAATAATAAAAAATTATATAAAAGATATGGATAAGTAA
- a CDS encoding acyl CoA--acetate/3-ketoacid CoA transferase subunit beta, producing MSARPTDLMIKCMGSFIEDKDYVYHGLDSILPQLAMVYASLYLKKDFIFHSVAEPFLVDASQVLIRPSTGDPHSESSGIATVTTIDAFDLAAKGKMDLMYFGTAQIDEYANINLTSIGSYDNPKVKLPGGAATAYLYPIVKKIVIWARHDPRVLVKKVDFITGNGKMRIDNNLKTVLCTNRALIEFTKNGPILRAVFQGYDVEQVLNTGGMKISVPDKVDIIKELNEEELNVINKADPNGLRYEENYG from the coding sequence ATGTCAGCAAGGCCGACTGATCTAATGATAAAATGCATGGGTAGTTTTATTGAGGATAAAGATTACGTATATCATGGATTGGATAGCATATTACCACAATTAGCTATGGTATATGCATCATTATATCTTAAAAAAGACTTTATATTTCATAGTGTAGCAGAACCATTTCTTGTTGATGCAAGCCAAGTATTAATTAGACCTTCAACTGGGGATCCTCATTCAGAAAGCAGTGGTATTGCTACTGTTACAACTATTGATGCATTTGATTTGGCTGCAAAAGGTAAAATGGATTTAATGTATTTTGGAACTGCTCAAATTGATGAATACGCCAATATAAATTTAACATCAATAGGTAGTTATGATAATCCAAAGGTTAAGTTACCAGGGGGTGCAGCAACTGCATATTTATATCCTATTGTCAAAAAGATAGTAATTTGGGCAAGACATGATCCTAGAGTATTAGTGAAGAAAGTTGATTTCATAACTGGTAATGGTAAAATGAGAATAGATAATAATTTGAAGACAGTATTATGCACAAATAGGGCATTGATAGAATTTACAAAAAATGGACCAATATTAAGAGCTGTATTCCAAGGTTATGATGTTGAACAAGTATTAAATACTGGTGGAATGAAGATTTCTGTTCCAGATAAGGTTGATATAATCAAAGAATTAAATGAAGAGGAATTAAATGTAATTAATAAGGCAGATCCAAATGGATTAAGATATGAAGAAAACTACGGGTAA
- a CDS encoding HIT family protein translates to MEDVFCRIAKGEEKSYTVYSDDKIMVIMDIYPMSKGQTLVIPKKHFVFFYEMPDDLIYSFYKTVNIIGKAMIKAFNPKAIALIARGLRVPHYHLILVPIRDGDINDKYFSVMDAYQGFPKVSSDVLLARIEDFKSLAMKGRPQVSEDELIDDMNKLKISLKEIQNT, encoded by the coding sequence ATGGAGGATGTTTTTTGTAGGATAGCTAAGGGAGAAGAAAAATCCTATACTGTTTATTCAGATGATAAGATAATGGTAATTATGGATATATATCCTATGTCCAAAGGACAAACGTTAGTAATACCAAAGAAACATTTTGTCTTCTTTTATGAGATGCCTGATGATCTGATATACAGTTTCTATAAAACAGTAAATATCATTGGAAAAGCCATGATAAAGGCATTCAATCCAAAAGCAATTGCCTTAATAGCTAGAGGTTTAAGAGTCCCCCATTATCATTTAATACTTGTACCTATTAGAGATGGAGATATTAATGATAAATACTTTTCCGTTATGGATGCGTATCAAGGATTTCCAAAGGTTTCATCAGATGTTTTACTAGCAAGGATTGAAGATTTTAAGTCTTTAGCCATGAAAGGAAGACCCCAGGTTAGCGAAGATGAATTAATTGATGATATGAATAAACTTAAAATATCTTTAAAAGAAATTCAAAACACTTAA
- a CDS encoding homoserine dehydrogenase encodes MKKAILIGFGNVGRTLAEELIKLDMVEIIGVITTKGFFKNNSNWKSWLKELIKSYPNYKHEESLLEDVLKELDIDIAFVTIPPSYYNGEPNLTIYNKLLSNRINIITADKTGLSLNYENLINEANKNRLFFGYRATVMAGTPATDVAKGLKGRNIKEIKAVLNATTNYILSLIEKGYTFEKALEEVKRLGLVEPDPKIDIEGFDAAAKIVIILNTLGIKSTINDVKRESLLSIDEKDIRNAIEKGRKIKYIASYNKNKTKVGLEEVDYESPLAKVSGNYNCISFVIDEDNIITLTGPAGPALNTARAMITDLYEFHEKNY; translated from the coding sequence ATGAAAAAAGCAATTTTAATTGGTTTTGGTAATGTAGGAAGAACACTTGCAGAAGAATTGATTAAACTAGACATGGTAGAAATAATTGGTGTAATAACTACAAAAGGATTTTTTAAAAATAATTCAAATTGGAAATCATGGCTAAAAGAATTAATTAAATCATACCCAAATTATAAACATGAAGAAAGTTTATTAGAAGATGTGTTAAAAGAATTAGATATCGATATAGCTTTTGTAACAATTCCCCCCTCTTATTATAATGGGGAGCCAAATTTAACAATTTACAATAAACTACTAAGCAATAGAATAAATATCATTACTGCAGATAAAACAGGATTATCATTAAACTATGAAAATTTGATAAATGAGGCAAACAAAAATAGGTTATTCTTTGGTTATAGAGCTACTGTAATGGCAGGCACTCCTGCTACTGATGTCGCAAAAGGACTAAAAGGTAGAAACATAAAAGAAATAAAAGCTGTATTAAATGCAACAACAAATTATATTTTAAGTTTAATTGAAAAAGGTTACACATTTGAAAAGGCATTGGAAGAAGTTAAAAGATTAGGTTTAGTTGAACCAGATCCTAAAATAGATATTGAGGGTTTTGATGCTGCAGCAAAGATTGTTATTATATTAAATACATTGGGCATAAAATCAACGATAAATGATGTTAAAAGGGAATCATTATTAAGCATTGATGAGAAAGACATTAGAAATGCTATAGAGAAAGGCAGGAAAATAAAATATATAGCATCTTATAACAAAAATAAAACAAAGGTTGGTTTAGAAGAAGTAGATTATGAATCACCTTTAGCAAAGGTTTCTGGTAATTATAATTGCATAAGTTTTGTCATAGATGAAGATAATATCATCACATTAACTGGTCCTGCTGGACCAGCTTTAAATACTGCAAGAGCTATGATAACTGATTTATATGAATTCCATGAAAAAAATTATTAA
- a CDS encoding acetate--CoA ligase: MQTFKELWKKAYENPEDFWNNKANESEEDIYWFKKWDKTFKWEYPKFSWFINGKTNISYNCLDYKVKRYGTKIAYIYEAPEYNQSYSITYSQLYYMVKDYAASLRKAGINKGDRVLIYLPNSIEAIAMILASARIGAISVTVFAGFSPGAIADRIELTRPKLIFTQDYASRRGKLIGLNDYIEEALKLVSKEVSENIKYIIVRRMMPELEIRMKEGRDLLIKEFLNMGKGESSDYVEMDADDPIFIMPTSGTTAKPKPVVHVHGGYQIWNYWAAKWIYGLEPNDIILNTSDIGWIVGQSYIVFGPLLAGSTTIVYDGVPDYPEPGMWWKIMEKNRATLLWTSPTGARTLRRFGTEKAKEFDLSSLKRVVAAGEVLNPEVWNWLYKDVFDERIPVIDHMWQTETTGALFGYPYGIGGDEIKKYVKPGSAGLPLPGVIPVIIDEVTGKEASPNQKGILYLKRPFPGLTPRLWGDFDRYVKSYWEVGFGKGYYFTGDAAMMDENGFLWFSGRSDEVMKIAGHRIGTIEVENALISHPAVAEAGVTGVPDELRGEVIAAFVVLKQGYKPSEELKKELIEHVRKTFGPVAVFKDIEFVNMLPKTRSGKIMRRVMKRLFLGQDIGDVSTLEEEASINEIKEAIEKFKKLSIQ, from the coding sequence ATGCAAACATTTAAAGAACTATGGAAGAAAGCCTATGAAAATCCTGAGGATTTTTGGAATAATAAGGCCAATGAAAGCGAAGAAGATATTTATTGGTTCAAGAAATGGGACAAAACATTTAAATGGGAATATCCAAAGTTTAGCTGGTTTATTAATGGAAAAACCAATATTAGCTATAATTGCTTAGATTATAAAGTTAAAAGATATGGAACGAAGATTGCTTATATCTATGAAGCTCCTGAATATAATCAAAGTTATTCAATAACTTATAGTCAACTCTATTACATGGTTAAAGATTATGCAGCGTCTCTCAGAAAGGCTGGTATTAACAAAGGTGATAGGGTTTTGATATATTTACCTAATTCTATTGAAGCTATTGCCATGATTTTAGCAAGCGCTAGGATAGGAGCAATTTCAGTTACTGTCTTTGCAGGTTTCTCACCAGGTGCAATCGCTGATAGAATAGAGCTAACTAGACCCAAACTCATATTTACGCAAGACTATGCATCAAGGAGAGGAAAATTAATAGGATTAAACGATTATATAGAAGAAGCACTTAAATTAGTTTCTAAGGAAGTCTCTGAAAACATAAAGTATATCATAGTACGCAGGATGATGCCTGAGCTTGAAATAAGAATGAAAGAGGGAAGAGATCTGCTTATAAAGGAATTTTTAAATATGGGTAAAGGAGAAAGTAGTGATTATGTTGAAATGGATGCAGATGATCCAATATTCATTATGCCTACTTCTGGAACTACTGCGAAACCTAAACCTGTAGTTCATGTTCATGGAGGATATCAAATTTGGAATTATTGGGCCGCTAAATGGATTTATGGTCTAGAACCAAATGATATCATATTAAATACATCTGATATTGGATGGATCGTTGGTCAAAGCTATATTGTTTTTGGTCCTCTTCTGGCTGGTTCAACGACTATTGTTTACGATGGCGTGCCTGATTATCCAGAACCTGGTATGTGGTGGAAGATTATGGAGAAAAATAGGGCTACTCTCTTATGGACATCACCAACTGGTGCAAGGACTCTAAGAAGATTTGGTACTGAAAAAGCAAAAGAATTTGATCTAAGTTCCTTAAAAAGAGTTGTAGCTGCTGGAGAAGTATTAAATCCAGAGGTATGGAATTGGTTATATAAGGATGTTTTTGATGAAAGAATACCTGTTATTGATCATATGTGGCAAACAGAAACTACAGGTGCTCTTTTTGGATATCCTTATGGGATTGGGGGCGATGAAATTAAAAAATATGTAAAACCAGGGTCTGCAGGTTTACCATTACCAGGAGTTATTCCAGTTATAATAGATGAAGTCACTGGGAAAGAAGCAAGTCCTAATCAAAAAGGTATACTTTACTTAAAAAGACCATTCCCTGGACTTACACCAAGACTATGGGGTGACTTTGATAGATATGTTAAATCTTATTGGGAAGTTGGATTTGGAAAAGGCTATTATTTCACAGGAGATGCTGCTATGATGGATGAAAACGGTTTTCTATGGTTCAGCGGAAGATCAGATGAAGTAATGAAGATTGCTGGACATAGAATAGGGACAATTGAAGTTGAAAATGCATTAATTTCGCATCCAGCTGTAGCAGAAGCTGGAGTGACAGGAGTTCCTGATGAGCTAAGAGGAGAAGTAATAGCTGCATTTGTAGTTCTTAAGCAGGGTTATAAACCAAGTGAAGAACTTAAAAAAGAACTTATAGAGCATGTTAGGAAAACTTTTGGTCCAGTAGCTGTATTTAAAGATATAGAATTTGTAAATATGCTTCCAAAAACTAGAAGTGGAAAAATAATGCGCCGTGTGATGAAAAGATTGTTCTTAGGACAAGATATTGGTGACGTTTCAACGCTTGAAGAAGAGGCATCAATAAATGAAATAAAAGAGGCAATAGAAAAATTCAAGAAACTCTCTATTCAATAA
- a CDS encoding CoA transferase subunit A: protein MPTSKIMNLNEAVDLINNGDLITISGITFFRNPMSFISALIKSDKKDLSFVDREPGFGLDVLTASNKLKMIRAAMATFEHFGLSPNVRKAAERKQVDYLEDTCGAIIAGFRAGAQGVPFMPVRGIIGSDLVNIHEKRGTWKIIKDPFTNEDIAIIKAIEPDVAIIHVHMSDEYGNSVILGPRYEDELKIRAAKKVIITAERIVDKEELKKRNTEQLSSTSIHVDAVIHSKNGAWPTGMYTMYEADYKAINEYYNYAKDGKAIEWINNNLLKRWY, encoded by the coding sequence ATGCCCACTAGCAAGATTATGAATTTAAATGAAGCAGTAGATTTAATTAACAACGGGGATTTAATAACAATTAGCGGTATAACATTTTTTAGAAATCCTATGAGCTTTATTTCAGCATTAATAAAATCGGATAAAAAGGATTTATCTTTTGTTGATAGAGAACCAGGATTTGGTTTAGACGTTTTAACAGCATCAAATAAACTAAAAATGATTAGGGCTGCAATGGCCACATTTGAGCATTTTGGTTTATCCCCAAATGTTAGAAAAGCAGCAGAAAGAAAGCAAGTTGATTATTTGGAAGATACTTGTGGGGCAATAATAGCAGGATTTAGAGCAGGAGCTCAAGGAGTTCCCTTTATGCCAGTTAGAGGTATAATTGGATCAGATCTCGTTAATATTCATGAAAAAAGAGGTACTTGGAAAATTATTAAAGATCCATTTACAAATGAAGATATTGCAATCATAAAAGCAATCGAACCTGATGTTGCTATAATTCATGTACATATGAGCGATGAATATGGGAATTCAGTCATTTTAGGACCTAGATATGAAGACGAATTAAAGATAAGGGCAGCAAAGAAGGTTATTATTACAGCTGAAAGGATTGTTGACAAAGAAGAACTAAAGAAAAGAAATACCGAGCAATTATCTTCAACTTCGATTCATGTTGATGCCGTAATTCATTCTAAAAATGGTGCATGGCCAACAGGTATGTATACAATGTATGAGGCAGATTATAAAGCAATAAATGAATATTATAATTATGCTAAAGATGGTAAGGCAATTGAATGGATAAACAATAATTTATTAAAAAGGTGGTATTAA
- a CDS encoding orotidine 5'-phosphate decarboxylase / HUMPS family protein yields MSLVERVEKCNKLLQIALDFIDINPAISIASSVERKENLILEAGTPLIKSYGINSVKILRSFNGNHLVFADLKIMDVGALEANLAFSNGADAVSVSALTNLETIKETVEEANKWGGAVYGDLIGVDNIEQGIKKLKDAKVHVALLHIGIDVQVKLGLTAGKALDLIKKMKESFGGIIAVAGGIKPEEVSSIASAGADIIIIGGGITKAKDPSYATNLAIKNLNSKC; encoded by the coding sequence ATGAGCTTGGTAGAGAGAGTAGAAAAATGTAATAAATTATTGCAAATTGCTCTTGATTTTATAGATATAAATCCTGCTATATCAATTGCATCTAGTGTTGAGAGAAAGGAAAACTTAATCTTAGAAGCGGGTACCCCCTTAATAAAATCATATGGAATTAATTCTGTTAAAATATTGCGTTCATTTAATGGCAATCATTTAGTTTTTGCGGATTTGAAAATAATGGATGTAGGTGCATTAGAAGCAAACTTAGCTTTTTCTAATGGAGCAGATGCTGTCTCAGTTTCTGCTTTAACAAATTTGGAAACAATAAAGGAAACAGTTGAAGAAGCAAACAAATGGGGAGGAGCCGTTTATGGAGATCTTATAGGTGTTGATAATATTGAGCAGGGAATAAAGAAATTAAAAGATGCTAAGGTTCATGTTGCCTTGTTGCATATAGGTATTGATGTGCAAGTAAAGCTAGGATTAACTGCAGGAAAGGCCTTAGATCTTATAAAGAAAATGAAAGAGAGTTTTGGTGGAATCATCGCTGTTGCAGGAGGAATAAAACCTGAAGAGGTTTCTTCCATAGCATCTGCTGGGGCTGATATCATTATAATCGGAGGAGGGATAACTAAGGCAAAGGATCCAAGCTATGCAACGAATTTAGCTATTAAAAATTTGAACTCAAAATGCTAA